Proteins from a genomic interval of Lysobacter arenosi:
- a CDS encoding YdcF family protein codes for MSHLLLSPMTWGLLLGALLWLTWSRLWAPVRALGIVLMFAVLVLCTPLAANALIGDLESRIPAKAHCVAPGAPIVVLAGGLDGEPRADDDYAALTQASWRRLRGAVELWRTDPGSQLVIAGGGPFQVKEASVMARLARDWGVPESALRTETASTTTWESAFALRGTLPARMRLVSSAAHLPRALLSFRSAGFDPCVYASDSDYVPMGSVGYFLPQVSAVAKTQSALYELAGMIQYRMRARETVPVTATR; via the coding sequence ATGTCCCACCTCCTGCTCTCGCCGATGACCTGGGGCCTGTTGCTGGGCGCCTTGCTGTGGCTGACGTGGTCCCGGCTATGGGCGCCGGTGCGCGCGCTTGGCATCGTGCTGATGTTCGCGGTGCTGGTGCTGTGCACACCACTGGCGGCCAATGCCCTGATCGGTGACCTCGAGTCGCGCATCCCGGCCAAGGCGCATTGCGTCGCCCCAGGGGCGCCCATCGTGGTGCTGGCCGGTGGCCTCGACGGCGAACCCCGTGCAGACGACGACTACGCGGCACTGACCCAGGCCAGCTGGCGACGCCTGCGTGGCGCGGTGGAGTTGTGGCGCACCGACCCCGGCTCGCAGCTGGTGATTGCTGGCGGCGGGCCGTTCCAAGTCAAGGAAGCATCGGTGATGGCGCGGTTGGCGCGCGACTGGGGTGTGCCCGAGTCGGCCCTGCGCACCGAAACCGCCTCGACCACCACCTGGGAAAGCGCGTTCGCCCTGCGCGGCACGCTGCCCGCGCGCATGCGCCTGGTCAGTTCGGCGGCGCACCTGCCGCGCGCGCTGCTGTCGTTCCGCAGCGCCGGGTTCGACCCCTGTGTGTACGCCAGCGATTCGGACTATGTACCGATGGGAAGTGTCGGCTATTTCCTGCCGCAGGTATCGGCGGTGGCGAAGACCCAGAGCGCCCTGTATGAACTTGCCGGCATGATCCAGTACCGCATGCGTGCGCGCGAGACCGTGCCGGTGACGGCGACGCGCTAG
- a CDS encoding glycosyltransferase family 4 protein codes for MARILALTSRLPYPPREGHQLRAWHVLKALASRHEVTLLSFLRKDDALDEAGPLRDVLARLETFPIASEHSHASMAGALLRGTSTRTPFLVAKYDSAALRRRLAELARDADLVHFDMLPLMAHVDCVPAGVPVTFNAHNVEHHLLAKRAQIEPRLAARVFLASQVSRLQAFERHACQRADAILACSEPDAHALRELAPGCDVGVIANGVDLDGNRPAPAAPDPDRLVFVGQMGWFPNRDGVDWFLQSVFPRILAARPQAQFVLVGKADGYEVPATVAGNVRLAGFVDDLRPDVHAAAVYVVPLRAGSGTRLKVLEAMALGKAIVTTTVGSEGIELEHGDSALFADDAEDFARATLALMDSPERVAAMGVAARRLAEASYGWEAIGAQLLHRYDGLLGRAVFESIAAPGGRVHAA; via the coding sequence ATGGCACGCATCCTCGCCCTCACCAGCCGCCTGCCCTACCCGCCACGCGAAGGCCACCAGCTGCGCGCCTGGCACGTGCTCAAGGCGTTGGCGTCGCGCCACGAGGTCACGCTGCTGAGCTTCCTGCGCAAGGACGACGCGCTGGACGAGGCCGGGCCGCTGCGAGACGTGCTCGCCCGCCTTGAAACCTTTCCCATCGCCAGCGAGCATTCGCACGCGTCGATGGCGGGCGCGCTGCTGCGCGGCACATCGACGCGCACGCCTTTCCTCGTCGCCAAGTACGACTCCGCAGCGCTTCGCCGTCGCCTGGCCGAGCTTGCGCGCGACGCCGACTTGGTCCATTTCGACATGCTGCCGTTGATGGCGCACGTTGACTGCGTCCCGGCCGGCGTGCCGGTCACGTTCAATGCACACAACGTCGAGCATCACCTTCTCGCCAAGCGCGCGCAGATCGAGCCGCGCCTGGCCGCGCGCGTGTTCCTGGCCAGCCAGGTGTCGCGCCTGCAGGCCTTCGAGCGCCACGCCTGCCAGCGCGCCGACGCGATCCTGGCCTGCTCCGAACCCGATGCGCACGCACTGCGCGAGCTGGCACCGGGATGCGACGTCGGCGTGATCGCCAACGGCGTCGACCTCGATGGCAACCGTCCCGCGCCTGCGGCGCCGGATCCGGACCGGCTGGTCTTCGTCGGCCAGATGGGCTGGTTTCCGAACCGCGACGGCGTCGACTGGTTCCTGCAGTCGGTGTTCCCACGCATCCTCGCCGCCCGACCGCAGGCGCAGTTCGTGCTGGTCGGCAAGGCCGACGGCTATGAAGTGCCCGCGACGGTGGCCGGCAACGTGCGCCTGGCCGGCTTCGTCGACGACCTCCGGCCGGATGTTCACGCAGCCGCCGTGTACGTGGTGCCGCTGCGCGCCGGAAGCGGCACGCGGCTGAAGGTGCTCGAGGCGATGGCCCTGGGCAAGGCGATCGTCACCACCACGGTCGGCAGCGAAGGCATCGAACTGGAACATGGCGACAGTGCGCTGTTTGCCGACGATGCCGAGGACTTCGCCCGCGCCACGCTGGCCCTGATGGACTCGCCGGAACGTGTGGCCGCAATGGGCGTGGCGGCGCGCCGGCTGGCCGAAGCAAGCTACGGCTGGGAGGCGATCGGCGCACAGTTGCTCCATCGCTATGACGGTCTGCTTGGCCGCGCGGTCTTTGAATCAATCGCCGCTCCGGGTGGCCGGGTCCACGCGGCCTAG
- a CDS encoding glycosyltransferase family 2 protein: MTTLAFSAETVFWLCTALVAYAYVGYPLFVALLSQRYGQVPFESRLCPALTVVVAAYDEELRIAARIDDILAEDYPPQRLQVLVVSDGSRDGTADAAAIGDPRVRVLALPRNVGKAAAINAALRHVETELVAFTDVRQRFAPRALRALVAPFADPAIGAVTGELVIAAGKDRAATEGVGLYWRMEKRLRADEARLGWLHGVTGAIHAMRRHLFRPIPAGTVLDDMWMPLQVLWSGHQVWMSRHSIAHDHASASADEEFHRKLRTLAGNWQLLARMPALMNPFANPVFFAWFSHKFLRLLVPWALLLALAASALASGPFYRWAFYAQLLGYAGAMIGLGLPKLASRLPLLPAASGFVMLNLAALLSLPASLAGPSRLWRKH, translated from the coding sequence ATGACGACACTGGCTTTCAGCGCCGAAACCGTCTTCTGGCTGTGCACGGCGCTGGTCGCCTATGCCTACGTCGGCTATCCGCTGTTCGTGGCGCTGTTGTCACAGCGTTACGGCCAGGTGCCGTTCGAGTCCCGCCTGTGCCCGGCATTGACCGTCGTCGTCGCCGCATACGACGAGGAACTGCGCATCGCCGCGCGCATCGACGACATCCTCGCCGAGGACTATCCGCCGCAGCGTCTGCAGGTGCTGGTGGTCAGTGATGGCAGCCGCGACGGTACCGCTGACGCGGCCGCGATCGGCGACCCGCGGGTACGGGTGCTGGCCTTGCCCCGAAACGTCGGCAAGGCGGCGGCGATCAACGCCGCGTTGCGCCACGTCGAGACCGAGCTGGTCGCCTTCACCGATGTGCGCCAGCGCTTCGCCCCGCGTGCACTGCGCGCACTGGTGGCGCCGTTCGCCGACCCGGCGATCGGCGCGGTCACCGGCGAACTGGTGATCGCCGCCGGCAAGGACCGCGCGGCCACCGAGGGCGTCGGACTTTACTGGCGCATGGAAAAACGCCTGCGTGCCGACGAGGCGCGACTGGGTTGGCTGCACGGCGTCACCGGCGCGATCCATGCCATGCGCCGGCACCTGTTCCGCCCGATTCCGGCCGGCACCGTGCTCGACGACATGTGGATGCCGCTGCAGGTGTTGTGGTCGGGACACCAGGTGTGGATGTCGCGCCACTCGATCGCACATGACCATGCCAGCGCCAGCGCCGATGAAGAGTTCCACCGCAAGCTGCGCACGCTCGCAGGCAACTGGCAGCTGCTCGCGCGCATGCCGGCGCTGATGAACCCCTTCGCCAACCCGGTGTTCTTCGCCTGGTTCTCGCACAAGTTCCTGCGCCTGCTGGTGCCATGGGCATTGCTGCTGGCGCTGGCTGCGTCGGCGCTGGCGAGCGGCCCGTTCTACCGGTGGGCGTTCTACGCGCAACTGCTCGGCTACGCCGGCGCCATGATCGGGTTGGGCCTGCCGAAACTCGCCTCGCGCTTGCCGCTGCTGCCTGCGGCCAGCGGCTTCGTGATGCTCAACCTGGCCGCACTGCTGTCGCTGCCGGCATCACTGGCGGGTCCTTCGCGCCTGTGGCGCAAACACTGA
- a CDS encoding polysaccharide deacetylase family protein, translating to MTEEAAKGPARLPILMYHGLHADADARGRFDPVYSLAPEQFARQLDWIQAQGYRCMLLDEAMQQRGDRALVISFDDGDLSNIEVALPLLLERGMKAEFYITTGFIGATGMLSADEVRQLAAAGMGIGSHGCSHSFLEDLDTTALMSELDDSRSRLQALSRRPVDAIALPGGRGGERELLAAQSLGYRHVLGSVPGRNLRARSDRCLQRLAITRNLGIDDFAALVRWQGLAPRLMQARHAALSLPKRVLGNHGYQRLRERLL from the coding sequence ATGACAGAAGAAGCCGCCAAAGGCCCGGCCCGGCTGCCGATCCTGATGTACCACGGCCTCCATGCCGATGCCGACGCGCGCGGCCGTTTCGATCCGGTCTACAGCCTGGCCCCCGAGCAGTTCGCCCGCCAGCTCGACTGGATCCAGGCGCAGGGCTACCGCTGCATGCTGCTCGACGAGGCCATGCAGCAGCGCGGCGACCGCGCACTGGTGATCAGCTTCGACGACGGCGATCTGTCCAACATCGAGGTCGCCCTGCCGCTGTTGCTCGAGCGCGGCATGAAGGCCGAGTTCTACATCACCACCGGATTTATCGGCGCCACCGGAATGCTGTCGGCCGACGAGGTGCGGCAACTGGCGGCGGCCGGCATGGGCATCGGCTCGCACGGCTGCAGCCATTCCTTCCTCGAGGACCTGGACACGACCGCGCTGATGTCCGAACTGGACGACAGCCGAAGCCGCCTGCAGGCCTTGAGCCGGCGGCCGGTCGACGCCATCGCCCTGCCCGGCGGCCGCGGCGGCGAGCGCGAACTGCTCGCCGCGCAATCGCTGGGCTACCGCCACGTGCTCGGCTCGGTCCCCGGCCGCAACCTGCGCGCGCGCAGTGATCGTTGCCTGCAGCGCCTGGCCATCACCCGCAACCTTGGCATCGACGACTTCGCCGCGCTGGTGCGCTGGCAGGGGCTGGCGCCACGGCTGATGCAGGCCCGCCACGCGGCGCTGTCGCTTCCCAAGCGCGTGCTCGGCAACCACGGTTACCAACGACTGCGCGAGCGCCTGCTATGA
- a CDS encoding polysaccharide deacetylase family protein — MTAPLRSWLRYLLALCCHYSGLDWLYRHVSGAGLVILMLHRVRDEPDPYPLSMSRGNLRQIIRWLRGQQALVGLGEGLRDLSPAAPQRVRYALTFDDGYHDNLGLIDASLGRVPAVVYVATGHIGGEPIWAYRLAHAIESRSRDQVDLGGLGMGHFDLAEPDDRYRLYALLPARLKELEPAELEAWVDHLCEQTKPRPIPHENREMLDWDDVRKLYVNGVEIGGHTCSHAILSRLDETAAREEIGLAHASITTELGMPPRHFAYPNGGSQDFGDRDARLVREAGFETATTSIEGINRPGADPYRLMRFNVHEQRFLAPSGRLSRALFFSETSGLLGWLRGCRGAVESLPDHSVQPG; from the coding sequence ATGACCGCACCGCTGCGATCCTGGCTTCGCTACCTGCTGGCGCTGTGCTGCCATTACAGCGGACTGGACTGGCTGTACCGCCACGTCAGCGGCGCCGGCCTGGTGATCCTGATGCTGCACCGCGTGCGCGACGAACCCGATCCCTATCCGCTGAGCATGTCGCGCGGCAACCTGCGCCAGATCATCCGCTGGCTGCGCGGCCAGCAGGCACTGGTCGGCCTGGGCGAAGGCCTGCGCGACCTGTCGCCTGCGGCGCCACAACGCGTGCGCTATGCCCTCACCTTCGACGACGGTTACCACGACAACCTCGGCCTGATCGACGCCAGCCTCGGCCGCGTGCCGGCCGTGGTCTATGTCGCCACCGGGCACATCGGCGGCGAACCGATCTGGGCCTACCGGCTTGCCCACGCCATCGAGTCGCGAAGCCGCGACCAGGTCGATCTCGGCGGCCTCGGCATGGGTCACTTCGACCTTGCCGAGCCAGACGATCGTTATCGCCTCTATGCCCTGCTGCCAGCGCGCCTGAAGGAACTCGAGCCGGCCGAACTGGAGGCCTGGGTCGACCACCTGTGCGAACAGACCAAACCGCGCCCGATCCCGCACGAGAATCGCGAGATGCTGGATTGGGATGACGTCCGCAAGCTCTACGTCAACGGCGTCGAGATCGGCGGGCACACCTGCAGCCATGCCATCCTCAGCCGCCTCGACGAAACCGCCGCACGCGAGGAGATCGGCCTGGCGCATGCGAGCATCACCACCGAGCTGGGCATGCCGCCGCGCCACTTCGCCTACCCCAACGGCGGCAGCCAGGACTTCGGCGATCGCGACGCGCGGCTGGTGCGCGAAGCCGGCTTCGAGACGGCAACCACTTCCATCGAAGGCATCAACCGCCCCGGCGCGGACCCTTACCGGCTGATGCGTTTCAACGTCCACGAGCAGCGTTTCCTGGCACCGTCCGGACGCCTGTCGCGGGCACTGTTCTTCAGCGAGACCAGCGGCCTGCTGGGCTGGCTGCGCGGATGCCGCGGTGCCGTCGAATCGCTCCCCGACCACAGCGTGCAACCGGGCTGA
- a CDS encoding O-antigen ligase family protein — translation MPAAPGGVRGAATATPAATGVRLPAVQQAPRNWALYAFLILLPLQNITAGYLPNIGGGFNFLNIMFLLSLATAMAQQGRLARDEAVNSWVMVYSVYMIISMCIGYQYVTAAENHLNQLKDHLVGLFVLYVVQMSVRDWKGVRLVVLATLVPLPYIAKVVWVQHFSVARTHYTDDLRISGTFALLGANEFAAFCVTVTIVLFSLLLACRLSRRWRMVLAGGVACMVLGVLYAYSRTAYVSLIVGLVAVILVWRGRWKLILPLVLAAALLPAILPASVVERFDSTTVEEGQRDESTELRIEYWKVAWANFLRHPVTGTGYHTFHHREINPYGKDTHNLYIRTLSEGGVIGAVVLLGVLLSVLSLAMRELRHSRSGTWRYALALGLLGAWLAMVIANLFGDRFTYYPVVAYFWAYVALVMKARHLPPEDVPR, via the coding sequence ATGCCGGCAGCACCCGGCGGCGTCCGCGGCGCGGCAACCGCAACGCCTGCCGCGACCGGCGTACGCCTGCCTGCCGTGCAGCAGGCACCGCGAAACTGGGCCCTGTACGCGTTCCTGATCCTGCTGCCGTTGCAGAACATCACCGCCGGCTACCTGCCCAACATCGGCGGCGGCTTCAACTTCCTCAACATCATGTTCCTGCTCTCGCTTGCAACCGCCATGGCCCAGCAGGGACGCCTTGCCAGGGACGAAGCGGTCAACAGCTGGGTGATGGTGTACAGCGTCTACATGATCATCTCGATGTGCATCGGCTACCAGTACGTCACCGCCGCCGAGAACCATCTCAACCAGCTGAAGGACCACCTGGTCGGCCTGTTCGTCCTTTACGTCGTGCAGATGAGCGTGCGCGACTGGAAGGGCGTGCGGCTGGTGGTGCTGGCCACGCTGGTGCCGCTGCCGTACATCGCCAAGGTGGTGTGGGTGCAGCACTTCAGCGTGGCGCGGACGCACTACACCGACGACCTGCGCATCAGTGGCACCTTCGCCCTGCTCGGCGCCAACGAGTTCGCGGCCTTCTGCGTCACCGTCACCATCGTGCTGTTCTCGCTGCTGCTGGCGTGCCGGCTGTCGCGGCGCTGGCGCATGGTGCTGGCCGGAGGTGTCGCCTGCATGGTGCTGGGCGTGCTCTACGCCTATTCGCGCACCGCCTACGTCAGCCTGATCGTCGGCCTGGTGGCGGTGATCCTGGTCTGGCGAGGGCGCTGGAAACTGATCCTGCCGCTGGTCCTGGCCGCGGCGCTGTTGCCGGCGATCCTGCCGGCGTCGGTGGTGGAGCGGTTCGACAGCACCACGGTGGAGGAAGGCCAGCGCGACGAAAGCACCGAGTTGCGCATCGAGTACTGGAAAGTGGCCTGGGCCAACTTCCTGCGCCACCCGGTCACCGGCACCGGATACCACACCTTCCACCACCGCGAGATCAATCCCTACGGCAAGGACACCCACAACCTCTACATCCGCACGCTCAGCGAAGGCGGCGTGATCGGCGCGGTGGTGCTGCTGGGGGTGTTGCTGTCGGTGCTGTCGCTGGCGATGCGGGAGTTGCGGCATTCGCGCTCGGGAACCTGGCGCTACGCGTTGGCGTTGGGCCTGCTCGGGGCGTGGCTGGCGATGGTGATCGCCAACCTGTTTGGCGACCGTTTCACGTATTACCCGGTAGTCGCCTATTTCTGGGCCTACGTGGCACTGGTGATGAAGGCGCGCCACCTGCCACCCGAGGACGTTCCGCGATGA
- a CDS encoding glycosyltransferase, translating to MNAPATHAPVLSTLQLRSSAGLYGADRMVLALDRGLARAGVRSRLLSINNYRMHGQPLHETASAAGHDALLLPCRGRIDLGTVTALAGQISAAGPGAIVHSHDYKSAFYAWLATRAQPAHLVATLHGWVEGTSSLRLYARLELALLRRFDALVAVSADQVARLVDAGVPRSRVHCIDNGIDFPVADANGAAMLRDELGIPGDARVFGAVARLSPEKNLAMLLQAFAPVARQAPGAVLLLVGDGPERGSLERLAEELGLGTQVRFLGSHDHMGAIYALIDCLVLPSLTEGMPLVVLEAMACGIPVMASAVGDIPRLLAHAEHGRLVPAGDRDALQVALAEAASLPRRVDLPARRYAREHHGAQSMAARYLDLYLRLQGKTHDRRAS from the coding sequence ATGAACGCGCCGGCCACGCACGCACCGGTGCTGTCCACGCTCCAGCTTCGCTCCAGCGCAGGACTCTACGGCGCCGATCGCATGGTGCTGGCGCTGGATCGTGGACTGGCCCGCGCCGGCGTGCGCAGCCGCCTGCTCAGCATCAACAACTACCGCATGCACGGCCAGCCGCTGCATGAAACCGCCAGCGCCGCCGGCCATGACGCACTGCTGCTGCCCTGCCGCGGCCGCATCGATCTTGGCACCGTCACCGCGCTGGCCGGGCAGATCTCCGCCGCGGGGCCGGGCGCGATCGTGCACAGCCATGACTACAAGAGCGCGTTCTACGCCTGGCTGGCCACGCGCGCGCAACCGGCGCACCTGGTGGCCACGCTGCATGGCTGGGTCGAGGGCACCTCGTCGCTACGCCTGTACGCACGCCTTGAGCTGGCCCTGCTGCGTCGCTTCGATGCACTGGTAGCGGTGTCGGCCGACCAGGTCGCGCGCCTCGTCGACGCCGGCGTGCCGCGTTCGCGAGTCCATTGCATCGACAACGGCATCGACTTTCCCGTCGCCGACGCCAACGGCGCAGCCATGCTGCGCGACGAACTGGGCATCCCCGGCGACGCACGCGTGTTCGGCGCCGTGGCGCGGCTGTCGCCGGAGAAGAACCTGGCGATGCTGCTGCAGGCGTTCGCACCGGTGGCGCGGCAGGCGCCCGGTGCCGTCCTGCTGCTGGTCGGCGACGGTCCGGAACGTGGATCGCTGGAACGGCTGGCAGAAGAACTGGGGCTGGGCACGCAGGTGCGCTTTCTGGGCAGCCACGACCACATGGGCGCGATCTACGCGTTGATCGATTGCCTGGTCCTGCCATCGCTGACCGAGGGCATGCCGCTGGTGGTTCTGGAAGCGATGGCCTGCGGCATTCCGGTCATGGCCAGTGCCGTGGGCGACATACCTCGCCTGCTCGCCCACGCCGAACATGGAAGGCTGGTGCCCGCCGGTGACCGCGACGCCCTGCAGGTGGCGCTCGCCGAAGCGGCGTCGCTGCCACGACGCGTCGACCTTCCTGCGCGTCGGTACGCGCGTGAACACCATGGCGCCCAGTCGATGGCCGCGCGTTACCTCGATCTCTACCTGCGGCTGCAGGGGAAGACGCATGACCGGCGTGCGTCCTAG
- a CDS encoding glycosyltransferase codes for MLLTDTAVLAPGGSERFLLNLASRLPRDRYRITLVQLHGASMPANGQPARQLPHVQLRALPVHAVYDVSGLRAWKALRSMLREEHFDIVQSQHEKADLLNALLPRRAGGVRISNRRDMGFKKSARLARVFRMLNPRFDRVVAPARQILTGLAECEQLDALRMVWIPNGVDTRRYCPSTYQSRLDSRRALGLDEDAIVFGCIARLTEVKRHADLIDAFARVHQSLPQARLVLIGDGPLLGEIRSHIAALHITEAVTLLNFRDDVDTLLPALDAVVLASSSEGMSNALLEAMACALPVIATAVGGNLHLVQHETTGLLVPPRDPLSLAAAMQTLGRSQHMARRMGMAARARVEREFSLDAMVHAFDQLYRHLLARP; via the coding sequence TTGCTGCTGACCGACACGGCGGTATTGGCACCGGGTGGCAGCGAGCGCTTCCTGCTGAACCTGGCCTCGCGGCTGCCGCGGGATCGCTATCGGATCACCCTGGTGCAGCTCCACGGCGCAAGCATGCCGGCGAACGGCCAACCGGCCCGGCAGCTGCCGCACGTGCAATTGCGGGCGCTGCCGGTGCATGCGGTCTACGACGTCAGCGGACTTCGCGCATGGAAGGCGCTGCGCTCCATGCTGCGCGAAGAACACTTCGACATCGTCCAGTCCCAGCACGAGAAGGCCGACCTGCTCAATGCGCTGCTTCCGCGGCGTGCCGGCGGCGTACGCATCTCCAACCGCCGTGACATGGGCTTCAAGAAGAGTGCCCGGTTGGCGCGGGTGTTCCGGATGCTCAATCCGCGCTTCGACCGCGTGGTGGCGCCGGCACGGCAGATCCTGACGGGCCTGGCCGAATGCGAGCAGCTCGACGCATTGCGCATGGTCTGGATTCCCAACGGCGTCGATACCCGGCGCTATTGCCCGTCCACCTACCAGTCGCGGCTCGACAGCCGCCGCGCGCTCGGACTGGATGAGGACGCCATCGTGTTCGGCTGCATTGCCCGGCTGACCGAGGTCAAGCGCCATGCCGACCTGATCGACGCCTTCGCACGGGTGCATCAATCGCTGCCGCAGGCACGGCTGGTCCTGATCGGCGACGGCCCGCTGCTGGGCGAGATCCGTTCGCACATCGCCGCCCTGCACATCACCGAAGCGGTGACCCTGCTCAACTTCCGCGACGATGTCGACACCCTGCTGCCGGCGCTCGACGCGGTGGTGCTCGCCTCATCCAGCGAGGGCATGTCCAACGCCCTCCTCGAAGCCATGGCCTGTGCGCTGCCTGTGATCGCCACCGCGGTCGGCGGCAACCTGCACTTGGTCCAGCATGAAACCACCGGGCTGCTGGTGCCTCCGCGTGACCCGCTGTCGCTGGCGGCCGCCATGCAGACGCTCGGGCGTTCGCAGCACATGGCCAGGCGCATGGGCATGGCCGCGCGCGCCCGCGTCGAGCGGGAATTCTCGCTGGACGCAATGGTCCACGCCTTCGACCAGCTCTACCGCCACCTGCTGGCCCGGCCATGA
- a CDS encoding outer membrane beta-barrel protein, whose protein sequence is MARERRHPMGTARRSALCLALLSAIPLGADAAKINYSVGGYVEHSDNIGLTESNPEKAETLGALFDFDMNQTGKNTNLTARGGFEYLYYTGDTFDDDIRATLVGHLDWNTMQDRLQFLVEDYLNYEPIDVLAANAPDNQQQVNVFLAGATLNLRPGAATRTRLDIRYNNYYAEETEEFNGDRYNAAFTLWQDTSQTTRMAGTIEASQVEYDQPNLGADYRRLDTYATLNRNLANFDLNLRLGYSWVELLSFDGEQSSPLVRGVLTWRASPRSTFNGALYYQFSDAAQELITRSDDIGSPTVVAPPPSDQAANDLLIGPDIYKQRRVEFDYRFTGERYDFAIGPYYENNEYLDPTVESEGSYGVGMGATWRIQPMLHLTCLLSRSYRDFDTFDRDDDDFAAYLSLIKIFTRNWSASIDLRHQERNSNVPEASYDENAAIFSVRYTR, encoded by the coding sequence ATGGCCAGGGAACGACGTCACCCGATGGGCACGGCCCGGCGGTCCGCATTGTGCCTCGCGCTGCTGTCGGCCATCCCCCTCGGCGCCGATGCGGCAAAGATCAACTACTCCGTCGGCGGCTACGTCGAGCACAGCGACAACATCGGCCTGACCGAATCCAACCCGGAGAAGGCCGAAACGCTGGGCGCGCTGTTCGACTTCGACATGAACCAGACCGGCAAGAACACCAACCTCACCGCGCGTGGCGGCTTCGAGTACCTGTACTACACCGGCGACACCTTCGACGACGACATCCGCGCGACCCTGGTCGGCCACCTCGACTGGAACACGATGCAGGACCGCCTGCAGTTCCTCGTCGAGGACTATCTCAACTACGAGCCGATCGACGTGCTCGCCGCCAACGCCCCCGACAACCAGCAGCAGGTCAACGTCTTCCTGGCCGGCGCCACCCTGAACCTGCGACCCGGCGCCGCCACGCGCACGCGCCTGGACATCCGCTACAACAACTACTACGCCGAGGAAACCGAAGAGTTCAACGGCGACCGCTACAACGCCGCCTTCACCCTGTGGCAGGACACCAGCCAGACCACGCGGATGGCCGGCACCATCGAGGCCAGCCAGGTCGAGTACGACCAGCCCAACCTGGGCGCCGACTATCGCCGCCTAGATACCTACGCGACGCTGAACCGCAACCTGGCCAACTTCGACCTGAACCTGCGCCTGGGCTATTCGTGGGTGGAACTGCTCAGCTTCGACGGCGAACAGTCCTCGCCGCTCGTCCGCGGCGTCCTGACTTGGCGCGCCAGCCCGCGCAGCACGTTCAACGGCGCGCTCTACTACCAGTTCTCGGATGCCGCGCAGGAGCTGATCACCCGCTCCGACGACATCGGTTCGCCGACCGTCGTGGCACCGCCGCCGAGCGACCAGGCCGCAAACGACCTGCTGATCGGCCCGGACATCTACAAGCAACGGCGCGTGGAATTCGACTATCGCTTCACCGGTGAGCGCTACGACTTCGCCATCGGTCCCTATTACGAGAACAACGAGTACCTCGATCCGACCGTCGAAAGCGAAGGCAGCTACGGCGTTGGCATGGGAGCCACATGGCGCATCCAGCCGATGCTGCACCTGACCTGCCTGCTCTCGCGCAGCTACCGCGATTTCGACACGTTCGATCGCGACGACGACGATTTCGCTGCGTACCTGAGCCTGATCAAGATCTTCACCCGCAACTGGAGCGCGTCGATCGACCTGCGCCACCAGGAACGCAACAGCAACGTACCCGAAGCCAGTTATGACGAGAATGCCGCCATCTTCAGCGTTCGCTATACCCGCTGA
- a CDS encoding CpsD/CapB family tyrosine-protein kinase, with translation MSANPIFERESAATDERSSQRSIAPAPAPVTLTPSQLEERAIIHRTAVSRPEVDAFRELRTRLLAAVEGSFVALVAPVSSGSGGSFVARNLATALAFDDTKSALLVDCDLRHPSQHVTMKIDTPTGLVEYLEDPEGDLSDVIYETGVQGLRLIPAGTSREIGAEYFSSSRMRLLLDSIRSRHPNCYVFLDGPPVRGTPDARILADIADVVILVAGYGRDTAASIAQAAANFDPNKFVGVVFNEGV, from the coding sequence ATGAGCGCGAACCCGATCTTCGAACGCGAAAGCGCCGCGACAGACGAACGCAGCAGCCAGCGCTCGATCGCGCCGGCCCCCGCGCCTGTAACGCTGACGCCGTCGCAACTGGAGGAGCGCGCGATCATCCACCGCACCGCGGTCTCGCGACCGGAGGTCGACGCCTTCCGCGAGCTGCGCACACGCCTGCTTGCCGCGGTCGAAGGCAGCTTCGTGGCGCTGGTGGCACCGGTCAGCAGCGGCAGCGGTGGCAGCTTCGTCGCCAGGAATCTGGCAACCGCCCTCGCCTTCGATGACACCAAGAGTGCGCTACTGGTCGATTGCGACCTGCGCCACCCTTCCCAGCACGTGACGATGAAGATCGACACGCCGACCGGACTGGTCGAGTACCTGGAGGATCCCGAAGGCGACCTGTCCGATGTGATCTACGAGACCGGCGTCCAGGGCCTGCGGCTGATCCCTGCGGGAACCTCGCGCGAAATCGGCGCCGAGTACTTCTCTTCGTCGCGCATGCGCCTGCTGCTCGACTCGATCCGTAGCCGCCATCCGAACTGCTACGTGTTCCTCGACGGCCCGCCGGTGCGCGGAACGCCAGACGCGCGGATCCTCGCCGACATCGCCGACGTGGTGATCCTGGTGGCCGGGTACGGGCGCGACACCGCCGCATCGATTGCCCAGGCCGCCGCCAACTTCGATCCGAACAAGTTCGTCGGCGTGGTCTTCAATGAAGGCGTATGA